The genomic window ATAGCGGTCCTGTCGAGAAACTGCGACTGATCTTCCACATCCGAATAGTCGAAAGCCGGAGATATGAGCAGGCCGTCAACTCCGAGTGAGCCGAGGTACTTGGCCAGCTGCCTGATTTCTTCGACATCGCTCTGTTTATAGACGGTGGTGTTTGTGCATACAGAAAAACCGGCCTTCTTCGCCGCTACCACCCCCGCCACAGCCTTGTCAAAGGCCCCCTGCTTCTCAACTATCGCGTCGTGGATCTTTGCCGTTCCGTCGATGTGAACGTTTATGTTGAACATTCCGTTCGGACGCAGCGAAGAGATCCTCTTCTCCAGCACCTGCCCGTTGGTGCATAGATAGGCAACCTTTCCTCTGGCGACTATCCCGTCGATGAGCGCAGAGATATCCGGGTATAGTAGGGGCTCTCCGCCGCATACTGAAACCACCGGGGCATCGCACGCATCTATCGCAGCGAAGCACTTCTCCAGCGGAAGCATCTCGGACATATGTTCCCTATACTCGCGAATCCTCCCGCAACCGCTGCATGCAAGATTGCAGGCGTGGAGAGGCTCGAGCATGAGCACGAGAGGAAATTTCTTAACCCCAGCTCTTTTCTGTTTTGAGATATGCTTGGCAACCGCCATCGTCTGTCTTAAAGGGAATCTCATAGGGACGATGCCCTAACATCGCACAGGGTTGGAGTCAACCATCTCAACCATTGACGAGAGTCCGGCGTCGTGACTATCTCAGCCCTATGGAGTTGGAAACGAAGAGATTCAGAATCATCAATGAGGGCTTTATCTGCAACAACTGCGGCGCCAGAGTCCCTCCGACATCCGGCACGACCCCAAGAAATCACTGTCCTTTCTGCCTGTGGTCGAAGCACCTCGACATAAATCCCGGAGACAGGGCAAGCGAATGCCGCGGAATGATGCGCCCGATCGGAATCAACACGGACTCAAAAAAGGAATATGTCATAGTTCACGAATGTGTGAAATGCGGCATAAAAATGAGATCGAAAAGCATACGAAACGACGGAAATGAATCCGATGATTTCGCTGTAATTCTGGAACTCTCGACTCATCCAGTCAAATAGTCCGCTGCTCGAGATTAGATGGTCGAACCTCGAATGCTCCGTAATCAATTGCTATTGCAAGAATTCCCCGCCGGGTGATAAACATTCGGCATGAAAAACGCCGTAGCCCCTTTTCTTCTAAGAACATTGATAGCATCGGCAGCCATATCTGCGATATCGGCCGGAGCGGCTTACATCTTTTTCGATTCATCGGCTGCTCTTTCAATCGCGGCCGGATGGCTCGTCTCGCTTACGTTTGCAGCAGTGCTGTCGATGACCATAAGCAGATCGTTTTGCGGAAAATGCGTTCAAAGCGGAATAGCCATAGCCGGAATCGTGATCATGGCAGGCATAGGAGCCTCGCTGTGGCTCATGATATCGAAGGGATATGCGGACCCCGTTTTTTTTATGGCGGGATTTTCCGCAACCATAATCTCGCTCGCAATTGAAATGATGCGCCTGAAGAGAAAAAAATAAAATTCCTTTGTCATCCCCCGAATGTTTTTATCCTCCGCCTTTGGCGGGGCAGGCGGGAATCCACCAACTGCCGTTCTGGACAAATGGGAATCCATCGCCTAAAATGCCCCGTCTTTAAACAGGTCCAAATCCAACAGGGGGAATGATATGCCTGCCAGAAAAATTCCGGCATCGGAACTGAGATGGAGTCCGCCAAAGTCGATGCTCAATAAGTTCAAAAATCCGCTAAAAATACAGCCCACCGAAGCTATTGTAGGACAGCGAAAGGCCACCGACGCGCTGGACGTGGGGCTCAAGCTCTACAAGAGGGGTTACAACATCTATGTGGCCGGCATAGCTGGCACCGGCAGGATGACGACCATCCGGAGGGCGCTCCAAAAAGTCTGCAAGGAGGCATCATGCCGTCCGGAGGGAAGGATCGTTCCCCCCGACAGATGTTACGTTTACAATTTTATCGATGCGTCGCAGCCGATACTGCTTACCTTCCCGAGGGGTCAGGGGCGCGTCTTCAAAGACGACATAAACGAGTTTATAAGGTTCCTCAGGACGGAGATACCGAAGGTCCTCGAGTCGCAAAACGTCTCTAAAGAACGCGAGATGATCGTGGAGAGGTACCAGCGCCAGGAGAAGAAAATTTTCGAGGAATTCGCTGAAAGCCTGAAGAGGGAAGGCTTCGCCCTCATACAGGTTCAGGAGGGCGGATATATAGCGCCGAGCGTTTTTCCGATCATAGGCAACGAAGCGGTCTCGGTCGATTATCTGGACGTACTCGTCAAAGAGGAAAAGCTGGACGCCGCGGAACGCGACAAGAAGGTGAAGCGACACCGCGAACTGATGGCCGACCTGAAAAGGGTCCTCGCTAGCGCAAAGGGAGTGGGCAAGGAGATGCACCAGTCCCTTGAAAGGCTCGTGGAAAGAGCCGCCTCGACAGTTCTCGACAGCGCCATGGACGACCTTCTCGTCAGATACAAAGATGAAAAGGTGAAAAAATATCTCCTGCGCGTAAAAAATCACATCCTCAAGAATATAGAGAACTTCTCGGGTAAGAAGGAAAATGAAAAACATCAGGAGGGAATACTGGTAATAGGCGGCGGATCGCGCCAGCCGGAGGACCCCTTCTGGTACTATGAAGTCAACCTCCTCTACGACACCTCTTCCGTCCCTTCCGAACATGGTGACGCCCCGATAGTTGAAGAGCATAACCCCAGCTACATAAATCTTTTCGGAGCCATCGAATACAACGTGGGATCGGGAGGATTCTGGAGCACCGACTTTCGGCATATCAAAGCAGGTTCGCTTCTCAGGGCGGACGGCGGATACATAATAGTCAACGCGATGGATCTTCTTCGCAGGCCTCTCGTATGGGATCAGCTCAAGAGGGTGCTCAAGACCGAGCAGCTCTCCATCCAGCAGCCAGAAAGCTATTTTCAGATAGCCCCCCTCACGCTGAAGCCCGAACCGATAGACCTCAGCGTGAAGGTGATCATGATCGGTCCGTCGTGGCTATACAATGTCCTCTACCACTATGAAGAGGATTTCCCAAAAACGTTCAAGGTGCTTTCCGACTTCGGAACTACTATGCCGCTCGATGACAACGCGGCGATCAACTACGCGGCCGTTCTTCGCGCCGTTTGCGAACGCGGCAAAATCAGGCATTTCGACCAGGAAGGGCTGGTCGCCATGCTGGAACACGGAATCGAGGAGGCAGGACAGCGCGACCGCATATCGACGCGCTTCGCGTATATCACCGACGTCCTTCGCGAAGCGGATTTCTTCGCATCGCAAGATGGAAAATCTAAGATAGGCAGAAAGCACGTCGAACAGGCGATAGACAGCAAGAGGGATCGTCACAGCCTGACCGAAGAGAGAGTACAGCGCATGATAGACGAGGGAGTGCTATTGATAGACTGCAAGGGAAAACGCGTAGGTCAGGTCAACGGTCTTTCGGTCTATCAGATGGGGCATGTCTCATTCGGAAAGCCGTCGCGCGTAACCGCAACCACTTCGGTTGGAACGGGCGGTATAGTAAACGTAGAGCGCGAAGCGAAGTTATCCGGGCCAATACACGACAAGGGAGTCCTTATCATCAATGGATATCTCCGCCAGAAATATGCGCAGCGCGAACCGCTAAACCTTTCCGCATCGATCTGTTTCGAACAGTCCTACGGCGGCGTGGACGGCGACTCGGCATCTTCAACTGAAATATACGCGATCCTCTCATCGCTTTCCGGACTTCCCATAAGGCAGGATATCGCCGTAACGGGATCCGTGAATCAGCTCGGCGACATTCAGCCGATCGGCGGAGCCAATGAAAAAATAGAGGGGTTCTTCGACGTCTGCAAGGCCAAGGGGCTTACCGGCAAACAGGGCGTGATGATTCCGGCGCAGAACGAAAGGCATCTGATGCTGAGGCGCGATATCGTCACAGCGGTCAAGAAGGGAAAGTTTCACATCTATTCGATAAGGGATATAGACGAAGGGCTTGAACTTCTCCTCGGAAAATCGGCCGGCAAGATGCGCTCAGACGGCAGCTATCCTCCCGAGACGGTTCACGGCATGGTGGCCAAGCGCATCGCTAAGATGAACGAAGTTCTCGCCACGATGGGAGGCGGCAAGGCCCCGGGCAAAAACAGCGAGAAGAAAGACACTGAAAAGAAAAATAAAGCGAAGAAAAAAACCAAAAAGCGCGGCAGGTAAATTGTTAGAACGGGATTCCCGCCTAAAGCATGCGGGAATGACTGCGCACTGAAAGGTTGTCATCCTCGAGTAGTGAGAAGGTTGTCATCCCCGAATGATTTTATCGGGGATCCAGCAACAACCGCAACATGCGAAAGGTAAAAATATCATGCAAAAATTCAACAAGACCCTTCTTGAAGAGATCCTGTCGCTCCCCACAATGAGTTTCCATGAAACCGCAGTGGCGACATTCGTAAGAATCTATTCTGCAGCGATAGGCCTTAAAGTCGATGAAGATCGCTTCGGCAATATACTTGTCAAATACAAGGGCGGTTCGGGAAGGCCGGTTACATTCACAGCGCACATGGACCATCCCGGATTCGAAATCGTATCCTCATCAGGAAAGAAGGGGACCGCCGCCCTGTGGGGGCGCGTCGACGTAAAGTTCTTTTCAGGATCAAGCGTAGCGATCCATACGGAGAGAGCTAAGATCAAGGGGAAGATTGGAAAGCTCATCAAATCCAAAAAATATTTTGGCAAGCCATGCTTCGAAATCTCATCGGATGAAGAATTTTCGGAAGGCGATTTCGGGCATTACGATCTCCCCGGTTTCAAACAGAAGAAAGATATCCTCCATGCCAGAGCGGCGGACAACCTCGCCAGCGTAGCAGCGATATTGGAACTCATGACGAGGCTGGTCGCCAAAAAATCCAAGTCGAATGTCTGCGGCCTCTTTACGCGTGCGGAGGAAGCCGGCTTCATCGGCGCCTTCGGTGCCATCGAGGCCGGAACAGTTTCCGCTAAGGATCCCATAATAGTCATGGAATGCAGCTCCGCGCCCGGAGGCAAGGTCGATATCGGCGGAGGGCCTGTAATCAGGTCCGGCGATGCCCAGAGTTCCTACGACCCCGCGGTTGAGGCGTGGCTGATCGACTGTGCAGCCTCGGCAAAATCCAGATCGAAGGGATTCAAAAGCCAACGGGCGCTTCTAAAAGGCGGCCGCTGCGAAGCATGCGTATATGTTGCGGAAGGCTTCCCTGTCGGCGGGCTGGCGCTGGCACTTGGCAACTATCACAACCACGGCCCGAAGGGATACGCTGCGGAATACATCTCGGCATGCGACTATGAAAACATGATTTTACTCATGGAAGAGGTCGCCGCATCCCCGATGCCCAAGAATATCTTCAAGAAAAAACTCGCCCCGCTATGGAAAAATTACAGGGATCTGAAAAAGAAATTATAAACATTTTAAAATTATTTAATACTGCATCTTGATTCTTAATCTTCATCTTTATCTTTATCTTAATCCTGATTCTGATCTTAATAACGATATTTTCGAATATAAGTTAGTTTTACAAATGCTGATCAAAGATCAGCGATCAGGATTCGCCCCCTCCCGCAACAACCGTGACTGGTGACTCGTATTAAAATTTGCTCGACCATCCGGCAGTATTGGTAAGCACATTTACAATCGTCTAACTATCGTCTATAATTAGACTATATGTTACAGCCCAAGTATAGCGTTTCTGATAAATTACTTAATAATATCAAGACTATAGCAGTGATATGCTCAGAGCTTAATAATCAGGCATTTGCCAAAACAATACTATCTAGTTTTGAGGCAAAGGCTAATTCCCTCTCTGCATATTCATCCACGAGCATTGAAGGAAATCCAATCCCCCTTACGGATGTCAAAAGACTTATTAAATCAAAACCGGAAAAGATCAGAGATACCGAGCGGGAGGTGCTGAACTATAACAGCGCCTTTGAATACCTTAAAAATGAAATTGCTGGCGGTCAAATATCCATAAGTGAAAAACTGATCTGCACTATCCAAAAGAAAATTACCGAAGGGCTGATCGAAAAGCACAGATGTGGAAAATTCAGAACTGAACCTGTTTTCGTAAACGACCCCAGAACGGGAAAGCCGGCATATCTCCCTCCCGACCATCAAGATGTTGGCAAGCTGATGAAAGAATTATTAGATTTTGTAAAGCAAAAGCGTGGCAAGATCGATGCGCTCATTCTGGCCGGAATTTTTCACAAGGAATTTGTGATCATTCATCCGTTTGTAGATGGTAATGGTAGAACTGCAAGACTAATCACAAAAGCACTTCTTGCAGATATGGGGTTGAACACATTCAATCTCTTCAGCTTCGAAAATTATTACAACAGAAATGTCACCAAATATTTTGTAAAGGTTGGAGCGCTTGGTAACTTTTACGATATTGGAAACGACCTTGATCTTACAGAATGGCTGGAATATTTTACCGATGGAATAATAGATGAGTTGTTGCGCGTTAAAAAGGAGCTCTCTGCCGAAACTATTTCACCTAAAACCAAACTATTTCCCCATCACAACAAGATTCTCGATTTTATAGATCGCAACGGATTCATAACGGATAGGGACTATTCAAAGCTGACCAAGCGTGCAAAGGCAACCAGAGCTTTGGATTTTAAAAAGTTGATGGAACTTGGACTTATTAAACGCTTTGGCAAAGGACGAGCGATTCATTACAAGAAAAAGACAAGATGAAGCCGGGCGTTTTTTTGCCTGTGTCGAGATTGCGTGGCCCCCACATATCTTCAAGAAAAAACTCGCCCCGCTATGGAAAAATTACAGGGATCTGAAAAAGAAATTATAAACATTTTAAAATTATTTAATACTGCATCTTGATTCTTAATCTTCATCTTCGTCTTTATCTTAATCTTGATTCTTAATCTTAATCTTGATTTTGTTGTACTTAAATATGATGGTGAGATTCCTTCGTTTTTAAGCTTTGATTATAATGAGGAATGAGTTTGGTAAAAAAATGTTATAAATAGATAAAGTGTTTGCCCCGCGCCCGTGCGGCTGATATAGCGCTGCGAGACAGTCAGGAGGATTTATGGTCAGAAAAGTCGTCCCATATAAGATCAAGATCGTAGAGCCGATAGCGCTGCTATCCCGCGAGGATCGCGAGGCAAAGATTTCCGAGGCAGGGCTCAACATTTTTCGCCTCAGATCTAAGCACGTCTACATAGACCTTCTCACCGATTCGGGAACCGGCGCGCTCAGTCAGGAGCAGCTTTCACAGATGATGATAGGGGATGAATCGTATGCTGGATCCGAGTCCTTCTTCAGGCTGGAGAAGGCGATCCGCGACATCATGCATCTTCCTTACGTGATCCCGGTCCATCAGGGGCGTGCGGCAGAACAGGTTCTTGATTTCACTCTTGTAAGGGAAGGGCAGGTCGTCCCCGGCAACACGCATTTCGACACGACCAAGGCGCATATCGAATTCCGCGGAGGGCGAACTATAGATTGCACTATCGCGGAGGGGCGCGATTCGACGGTGATGTATCCGTTCAAGGGGAATATAGATATGAATCTCCTCGAGCATGCGTACAAAAAGTATGGCCGTGAAAAGATATCGTATGTTCTCATAACGGTCACGTGCAATTCCGGCGGGGGGCAGCCGGTCTCGATGGAAAATATCAGGCAGGTTTCGAGCTTCTGCGCCGAGAAAGGGCTGCGCCTCTTCTTTGACGCCGCGCGTTTCGCGGAAAACGCCTATTTCATACAGCAGCGCGAACCGGGCTACGCCGACAAATCTATAAAGGGAATCGTGCGCGAGATGTTTTCATATGTCGAAGGATGTACGATGTCGGCGAAGAAGGACGGCCTCGTTCCGATCGGCGGTTTCCTCGCCCTGCGCGATGAGAAACTCTATGAAGAGATGAAGCCCACGGACATCCTCTTCGAGGGTTTCTACACCTACGGCGGAATGAGCGGCATGAACATGGATGCGATGGCGCAGGGGCTTTGCGAGGTCGTAGAGGAAAGTTATCTAGCGCACCGCATAGGTCAGACATCATATCTCGGCGAAGAGCTTACTAAGAGGGACGTTCCGATAGTGAGGCCTGTCGGAGGTCACGCTGTATTTATCGATGGGAGAAGATTTTTCCCGAACGTTCCAGAAAGCGAATTTCCCGCGCAGCTTCTCGTTGTGGAGCTATATCGCGAAGGCGGAGTGAGGGCGGTAGAGGTCGGCTCATGCCTCGCTGGTCGCGATCCCGATAGCGGAGATAACATCCGTCCAGCCCTTGATCTATGCAGACTTACGATCCCGAGGCGCGTTTACACCGAGGAGCATTTCGATTACGTAGCCGACGTCGTTGACGAGGTTTTCAAGAAACAGCGAAGCAGAAAGCGCGGCCTCGGATTCGATGTGGAGACCAAGGGAATTCGCCACTTCACGTCGACGTTTAAGGAGTTGTAAATCAACGTATCTTATAATTACTCAGTGATGATTGCGAATATAATCTTTTTAAAATCCTAAATTGTCGTCGCCGCGACGGGAAAATCCCGTTCCAACCGTTCACCACTCACCAGTCACGGTCGTTGCTGGATCCCCGATTACACCATTCGGGGATGACACTATGAATGTCATTCCCGCGGCATTAAGCCGCCGCTACCGCGGGGTTCCAACCGCTCACCAGTCACCAGTCGCGAGTTACGGCAGTCCCCACTTGCGCCTTACATGGTATAGTTATAATGATAGCGCAGCATGCTATTATCCGTTGGCGCATGAGATGCACCTCAACCGGGGAGGATTCAATGTCAATGACCGACAAAGAGCTCATAAAAATCGCGACGGAGGCGAGAAAAAAGGCGTATGCGCCGTACTCAAAATTCAAGGTGGGAGCGGCACTTCTTTGTAGCGATGGCCGGGTTTTTACCGGCTGCAACGTCGAAAATGCCACGTATGGCGCCACCTGCTGCGCCGAGCGCACCGCCATATTCAAGGCCGTCTCGGAAGGGGCGCGCGAATTCCTTAAAATAGCGGTGGTGACAGGGAGTTCGCATATCGATTCGCCGTGCGGGATATGCCGGCAGGTCCTTTTTGAATTCACCCCCGACCTCAGGGTCATAATGGCAAATACTAAAGGAAAATCAGCAGGTTACACCATTAAAAAGCTCCTCCCCGCCGCATTTTCACTGAAAAAATAGCCCCCTCCTCGGGGGAGACAAGCCGTTTGTGCCCCCGGAGCATACCGGGGTGAAATACGCCGCCAAAAATTTTCTCAAAAATTGGCATTTTTTTTAGCAACTAAACCACAGAGGGATCGATAACACTGCGGTATAGCGCTTTTGGATAAAGCGCTGAAGGGAAAGAAAGTTCGCAACAAATAATTTTTTCGGACGATAAAACTAGTGGATGGGCATGGGGGCTTTATCCGTGCAAATCCTCTTCAACGGACGGCAAAAGGAGGCACAATGTTAGCAGGTTCACAAAGATGCGAATTCAGGTCACAACTATGGCTCGATAGCGATTCATTTAAAACGATGATGGAGGTCCTAAAGGCTGACTGCGAAATAGATTCGAAGAGGTGCGTCGAGACGGAAGGATTCAAACTAGACAACACGAGCGAGCCCTCCGAAGGTGGATGCAGGCGCCAGGTAAAAAGGGGCGCAGAGTTTGAAGATGTCTTCCGGAAAGTAGTCGATGGCAGACTAATTTTAGGTCGTATACTCCCGGCCACCCTGCTGTGGAACGCTATGCAAGCCATGGACGTCTGTAAATGGGGAAGCCGCGCCGGATATCTCTTCGCCGCCGGGACGGAGCTCATAAGAGGGCTTAGGGAAAGCTTCGATCTAGGCAAGGCCGACATCAAATATGACGAATCATTCAAACTAATAAAAGACCTGGGAGACAACCCAGTGAAAGCTCTCGTTGAAGCCAAGGCCGAGTTAAAAGCTGACATCGAAAGCACGCAAATAACCACCAGTGCGAAAGCTGGAAAGCAAACGCAACTTGACACGCTCAAAAGCCACGAAGAGGACTTGGCGGTTACGTATGCGCGCGCCTCAATCGCTTTCATCAGGGATAACGCCGCCAAATCCGACCATCTTGAAATGCTTATAAATCTGGGGATGGATGAAGAGACAGCGATGGTCCTCTACTCGCTCGCTCCGGCCTATAGAGAAGATGGAGAAACGAAGCTAGACGAACTGTGCGTAAGTGTCGCAGTCGAAAAACTCGTTGAAAATAAGTCGATCAGCAGAAGCTGGGGAGATGTAATAATCGCATTCAAGAAGATCGTCGACATCAGCGCCGCAATTCAAAAGGCATCCGAAAGTGAAGATGTAAAAAAAATCGATAGTGCATTTGTCGCCGCAACTGCCGCCAGACAGCCTACGAAAGAGATGATTCAAGGATGGCTCACTAAAAGAATGCAGGCGATAAGGACCGCGATTGGTGAAGATGGGGCATCGAAGCTCGTTACCTCTTATGAGGAAGCCGTAAATCTCCTGACGGATCTCGTACAGATCACGACGGCCCAGAGCGCCCTTGTGAATTCCTTAACCCCCTTGCTGACAGAACTTAATCGGTACGTGGCGCTTTTACAATCCGCCACGCAGCCCGACACCAAATCCGACCCTAAAAAGTCCGAACGAGTAAAAAAGGTACCCCCTAGAGTCATCAGAACAAAAAGCTCTGGCGGTAAAGCTAGCAGAACCTCTTCTAAGACAAATTATGAAGCAATCTGCCGTTCTACCATTGTGCAACGCGCCCAAGACGCTGGTCTGCGCGCTGCTTACGCCAAAGCCGTAAAAGAGGGGAAATGTAAGTAAGTAGTTGTAGGATAAATTCCTTTAATAGGAGGCTAAAATGTTTTCTGCCGGTGACGATAGATATAAACTTGGGCTTACCCCGATACAAACAGCGATTGTCGATGCCATTGCACCGGCGTTTTGTCCGGTACAAAAGTTTGACAACAACCCTGTGAAAAAAGACGATTGCGACCTTCTGCTTGCGAAGGTGCTGGCGGATTCAACCGCGGCTCTCCAGGACGACGAGGCAAAAAACAGGTTCACCGCCGAGATATTCCTCCCTGCAGCGCAGACAGTAGGGCACCAGTGCCAAGAACAAAAAGCAAAGAGAATGGTAGGAGATGAGAGACAATGCTCACTCGACTCCTACAGGGATGAAAAAAAACCTAGGGTTCAAATTTTAACATCGAGAGATAGCGGTCTTTTAGAGATGCCCTTCATCCCATACCTAAGAGAGGCAGCTGCAGGAAGAGTGTCAGGAATCTTAAACGCACCGTCAGCCGGCTCCACACGTACAGTAGCTATGTTAACCGCCCCTCTGCCCAAT from Myxococcales bacterium includes these protein-coding regions:
- the hpnH gene encoding adenosyl-hopene transferase HpnH, with amino-acid sequence MRFPLRQTMAVAKHISKQKRAGVKKFPLVLMLEPLHACNLACSGCGRIREYREHMSEMLPLEKCFAAIDACDAPVVSVCGGEPLLYPDISALIDGIVARGKVAYLCTNGQVLEKRISSLRPNGMFNINVHIDGTAKIHDAIVEKQGAFDKAVAGVVAAKKAGFSVCTNTTVYKQSDVEEIRQLAKYLGSLGVDGLLISPAFDYSDVEDQSQFLDRTAIVEKFKALDDVVRGPRVWNTPLFYDFLQGKRDYSCTPWGNVTYNVCGWKAPCYLVTDRHYERYSDFINDIDWERYGPGRDRRCANCMAHCGFEATVALSSMKSVGDILRMAKWTLF
- a CDS encoding RNHCP domain-containing protein, which codes for MELETKRFRIINEGFICNNCGARVPPTSGTTPRNHCPFCLWSKHLDINPGDRASECRGMMRPIGINTDSKKEYVIVHECVKCGIKMRSKSIRNDGNESDDFAVILELSTHPVK
- a CDS encoding AAA family ATPase; the protein is MPARKIPASELRWSPPKSMLNKFKNPLKIQPTEAIVGQRKATDALDVGLKLYKRGYNIYVAGIAGTGRMTTIRRALQKVCKEASCRPEGRIVPPDRCYVYNFIDASQPILLTFPRGQGRVFKDDINEFIRFLRTEIPKVLESQNVSKEREMIVERYQRQEKKIFEEFAESLKREGFALIQVQEGGYIAPSVFPIIGNEAVSVDYLDVLVKEEKLDAAERDKKVKRHRELMADLKRVLASAKGVGKEMHQSLERLVERAASTVLDSAMDDLLVRYKDEKVKKYLLRVKNHILKNIENFSGKKENEKHQEGILVIGGGSRQPEDPFWYYEVNLLYDTSSVPSEHGDAPIVEEHNPSYINLFGAIEYNVGSGGFWSTDFRHIKAGSLLRADGGYIIVNAMDLLRRPLVWDQLKRVLKTEQLSIQQPESYFQIAPLTLKPEPIDLSVKVIMIGPSWLYNVLYHYEEDFPKTFKVLSDFGTTMPLDDNAAINYAAVLRAVCERGKIRHFDQEGLVAMLEHGIEEAGQRDRISTRFAYITDVLREADFFASQDGKSKIGRKHVEQAIDSKRDRHSLTEERVQRMIDEGVLLIDCKGKRVGQVNGLSVYQMGHVSFGKPSRVTATTSVGTGGIVNVEREAKLSGPIHDKGVLIINGYLRQKYAQREPLNLSASICFEQSYGGVDGDSASSTEIYAILSSLSGLPIRQDIAVTGSVNQLGDIQPIGGANEKIEGFFDVCKAKGLTGKQGVMIPAQNERHLMLRRDIVTAVKKGKFHIYSIRDIDEGLELLLGKSAGKMRSDGSYPPETVHGMVAKRIAKMNEVLATMGGGKAPGKNSEKKDTEKKNKAKKKTKKRGR
- a CDS encoding M20/M25/M40 family metallo-hydrolase, whose translation is MQKFNKTLLEEILSLPTMSFHETAVATFVRIYSAAIGLKVDEDRFGNILVKYKGGSGRPVTFTAHMDHPGFEIVSSSGKKGTAALWGRVDVKFFSGSSVAIHTERAKIKGKIGKLIKSKKYFGKPCFEISSDEEFSEGDFGHYDLPGFKQKKDILHARAADNLASVAAILELMTRLVAKKSKSNVCGLFTRAEEAGFIGAFGAIEAGTVSAKDPIIVMECSSAPGGKVDIGGGPVIRSGDAQSSYDPAVEAWLIDCAASAKSRSKGFKSQRALLKGGRCEACVYVAEGFPVGGLALALGNYHNHGPKGYAAEYISACDYENMILLMEEVAASPMPKNIFKKKLAPLWKNYRDLKKKL
- a CDS encoding Fic family protein; the protein is MLQPKYSVSDKLLNNIKTIAVICSELNNQAFAKTILSSFEAKANSLSAYSSTSIEGNPIPLTDVKRLIKSKPEKIRDTEREVLNYNSAFEYLKNEIAGGQISISEKLICTIQKKITEGLIEKHRCGKFRTEPVFVNDPRTGKPAYLPPDHQDVGKLMKELLDFVKQKRGKIDALILAGIFHKEFVIIHPFVDGNGRTARLITKALLADMGLNTFNLFSFENYYNRNVTKYFVKVGALGNFYDIGNDLDLTEWLEYFTDGIIDELLRVKKELSAETISPKTKLFPHHNKILDFIDRNGFITDRDYSKLTKRAKATRALDFKKLMELGLIKRFGKGRAIHYKKKTR
- a CDS encoding tryptophanase: MVRKVVPYKIKIVEPIALLSREDREAKISEAGLNIFRLRSKHVYIDLLTDSGTGALSQEQLSQMMIGDESYAGSESFFRLEKAIRDIMHLPYVIPVHQGRAAEQVLDFTLVREGQVVPGNTHFDTTKAHIEFRGGRTIDCTIAEGRDSTVMYPFKGNIDMNLLEHAYKKYGREKISYVLITVTCNSGGGQPVSMENIRQVSSFCAEKGLRLFFDAARFAENAYFIQQREPGYADKSIKGIVREMFSYVEGCTMSAKKDGLVPIGGFLALRDEKLYEEMKPTDILFEGFYTYGGMSGMNMDAMAQGLCEVVEESYLAHRIGQTSYLGEELTKRDVPIVRPVGGHAVFIDGRRFFPNVPESEFPAQLLVVELYREGGVRAVEVGSCLAGRDPDSGDNIRPALDLCRLTIPRRVYTEEHFDYVADVVDEVFKKQRSRKRGLGFDVETKGIRHFTSTFKEL
- the cdd gene encoding cytidine deaminase — translated: MSMTDKELIKIATEARKKAYAPYSKFKVGAALLCSDGRVFTGCNVENATYGATCCAERTAIFKAVSEGAREFLKIAVVTGSSHIDSPCGICRQVLFEFTPDLRVIMANTKGKSAGYTIKKLLPAAFSLKK